From one Streptomyces sp. N50 genomic stretch:
- a CDS encoding acetyl-CoA C-acetyltransferase: MSGTNSTTSVIVSGARTPMGRLLGSLKSFSGADLGGFAIKAALDRAGIGGDQVQYVIMGQVLQAGAGQIPARQAAVKAGIPMSVPALTINKVCLSGLDAIALADQLIRAGEFDVIVAGGQESMTNAPHLLPKSREGYKYGAIEMLDAMAYDGLTDAFENIAMGESTEKHNTRLGIQRPEQDEIAALSHQRAAAAQQNGVFEAEITPVEIPQRKGDAVVFSKDEGIRAETTFESLGKLRPAFTKDGTITAGSASQISDGAAAVVVMSKTKAQELGLEWIAEIGAHGNVAGPDNSLQSQPSNAILHALKKEGLEVENLDLIEINEAFAAVAVQSMKDLGVSTEKVNVNGGAIALGHPIGMSGARLVLHLALELKRRGGGVGAAALCGGGGQGDALIVRVPKA; encoded by the coding sequence ATGTCTGGAACGAACAGCACGACCTCGGTGATCGTCTCGGGCGCCCGGACGCCCATGGGACGCCTGCTGGGCTCCCTGAAGTCCTTCTCCGGAGCCGATCTCGGCGGCTTCGCGATCAAGGCCGCCCTCGACCGTGCGGGTATCGGTGGCGACCAGGTGCAGTACGTGATCATGGGCCAGGTGCTCCAGGCCGGGGCAGGGCAGATCCCGGCACGCCAGGCCGCCGTCAAGGCGGGCATCCCCATGAGCGTCCCCGCGCTCACCATCAACAAGGTGTGCCTCTCGGGCCTCGACGCCATCGCGCTCGCCGACCAGCTCATCCGTGCAGGTGAGTTCGACGTGATCGTCGCGGGCGGCCAGGAGTCCATGACCAACGCCCCCCACCTGCTCCCCAAGTCCCGCGAGGGATACAAGTACGGCGCGATCGAGATGCTCGACGCGATGGCCTACGACGGCCTGACCGACGCCTTCGAGAACATCGCGATGGGCGAGTCCACGGAGAAGCACAACACGCGCCTGGGCATCCAGCGCCCCGAGCAGGACGAGATCGCCGCCCTGTCCCACCAGCGGGCCGCGGCCGCCCAGCAGAACGGCGTCTTCGAGGCCGAGATCACCCCGGTCGAGATCCCGCAGCGCAAGGGCGACGCGGTCGTCTTCAGCAAGGACGAGGGCATCCGCGCGGAGACCACGTTCGAGTCGCTCGGCAAGCTGCGCCCGGCGTTCACCAAGGACGGCACGATCACCGCCGGTTCCGCCTCGCAGATCTCGGACGGTGCGGCGGCCGTGGTCGTGATGAGCAAGACCAAGGCGCAGGAGCTGGGCCTGGAGTGGATCGCCGAGATCGGCGCCCACGGAAATGTGGCGGGACCCGACAACTCCCTCCAGTCGCAGCCCTCGAACGCGATCCTGCACGCCCTCAAGAAGGAGGGCCTGGAGGTCGAGAACCTCGACCTGATCGAGATCAACGAGGCCTTCGCCGCCGTAGCGGTGCAGTCAATGAAGGACCTCGGGGTGTCCACGGAAAAGGTGAACGTCAACGGCGGCGCGATCGCCCTGGGCCACCCCATCGGCATGTCCGGCGCCCGGCTCGTCCTGCACCTGGCCCTGGAGCTCAAGCGGCGTGGCGGCGGGGTCGGCGCGGCGGCGCTGTGCGGCGGCGGCGGTCAGGGTGACGCGCTGATCGTGCGGGTACCCAAGGCCTGA
- the meaB gene encoding methylmalonyl Co-A mutase-associated GTPase MeaB, giving the protein MQDVASLVAQAREGRPRAVARLISLVEGASPQLREIMATLAPLTGGAYVVGLTGSPGVGKSTSTSALVTAYRKQGRRVGVLAVDPSSPFSGGALLGDRVRMSDHSSDPGVYIRSMATRGHLGGLAWSAPQAIRVLDAAGCDVILVETVGVGQSEVEIASQADTSVVLLAPGMGDGIQAAKAGILEIGDVYVVNKADRDGADATARELNHMLGLGESRGPGDWRPPIVKTVASRAEGIDEVVEALEKHRAWMEEHGVLAERRAARAAREVETIAVTALRARIGDLHGDRRLSALAERIVAGELDPYRAADELIAGITEG; this is encoded by the coding sequence ATGCAGGACGTCGCCTCGCTGGTGGCCCAGGCCAGGGAAGGCCGGCCGCGGGCCGTGGCCCGGCTGATCTCCCTGGTGGAGGGGGCGTCCCCCCAACTCCGGGAGATCATGGCGACCCTCGCACCGCTGACCGGCGGCGCCTACGTCGTCGGCCTCACCGGATCGCCGGGCGTGGGCAAGTCCACGTCCACGTCCGCGCTGGTCACGGCGTACCGCAAGCAGGGCAGGCGGGTCGGCGTCCTGGCCGTCGACCCGTCCTCGCCGTTCTCCGGCGGCGCCCTGCTCGGCGACCGCGTCCGCATGTCGGACCACTCCTCCGACCCCGGCGTCTACATCCGCTCGATGGCCACCCGCGGCCACCTCGGCGGCCTCGCCTGGTCGGCCCCGCAGGCGATCCGCGTCCTGGACGCGGCGGGCTGCGACGTGATCCTGGTCGAGACGGTCGGGGTGGGCCAGTCGGAGGTCGAGATCGCCTCCCAGGCGGACACGAGTGTGGTGTTGCTGGCCCCCGGGATGGGCGACGGCATCCAGGCGGCGAAGGCCGGAATCCTGGAGATCGGCGATGTCTACGTCGTCAACAAGGCCGACCGCGACGGAGCCGACGCGACCGCCCGCGAGCTGAACCACATGCTCGGCCTGGGCGAGTCCCGCGGCCCCGGCGACTGGCGCCCCCCGATCGTCAAGACGGTCGCGTCCCGCGCCGAGGGCATCGACGAGGTCGTGGAGGCCCTGGAGAAGCACCGGGCGTGGATGGAGGAGCACGGAGTCCTCGCGGAGCGCCGGGCGGCCCGGGCGGCCCGTGAGGTCGAGACGATCGCGGTGACGGCCCTGCGCGCCCGCATCGGCGACCTGCACGGGGACCGACGGCTGAGTGCGCTCGCGGAGCGGATCGTGGCGGGGGAGTTGGACCCGTACCGGGCGGCGGACGAACTGATCGCGGGCATCACAGAAGGGTGA
- a CDS encoding MFS transporter: MSASSSTPAPACPSYAAVLQVPYARRTFAAALVGRLSYGMVSPAVLLAVVRATGSYAAAGTIMAVFGTATVLLLPLRAALVDRHGPRRALLPMAMLYGGLLCVLAAVSWSPGTPEVVLGAVAALTGMCAPPLGPTMRSVWAELVGDRGLLQRAYSLDGVAEELLYVVGPLAVGGVLSFAPPAAGVLLSAALIVTGTIAFVLSPALSGVRVSAGAGRGLRPARVRGLLGPVVVAGGTGLALSAVYLLVMAFVEERGYGDDVVPWVLAALSAGSVVGGLVNGAVNWRTAARVRLSGAALGLGVVLAAAGFAPGVWSLTVAVGCAGLFVAPALTTAYLLADEVAVPAARTQAGAWVNMAVNAGSSGGSVVTGLLVGRVPLGVCFVVAGVVAGVRGLCLGCRCVVAGRAVPRAPKSRALSCPGIAGPGRLSCSRPGPLQRRWPIFSQPVRCLSNAGRQYSACPVPLQPRSATLNPSGASPVRAGNTQPVRRLRTRPLQGRWGSGGGAPRTAPPGGTVRGVPVDPAGVPRSASTCC; the protein is encoded by the coding sequence ATGTCCGCGTCCTCTTCCACGCCGGCTCCGGCGTGCCCTTCGTATGCCGCCGTACTCCAAGTCCCGTACGCCCGACGCACGTTCGCCGCCGCACTCGTAGGCCGCCTGTCGTACGGCATGGTCTCCCCGGCGGTCCTGCTCGCGGTCGTCCGCGCCACCGGCTCCTACGCCGCCGCCGGCACGATCATGGCCGTCTTCGGCACCGCGACCGTCCTCCTCCTGCCCCTGCGCGCCGCCCTGGTCGACCGCCACGGCCCGCGCCGCGCCCTCCTCCCCATGGCGATGCTCTACGGCGGTCTCCTGTGCGTCCTCGCGGCGGTGAGCTGGAGCCCCGGGACGCCGGAGGTGGTGCTCGGCGCGGTGGCCGCGCTGACGGGCATGTGCGCGCCCCCGCTTGGACCCACGATGCGCTCCGTGTGGGCCGAACTCGTCGGTGACCGTGGGTTGTTGCAGCGCGCGTACAGCCTCGACGGTGTCGCGGAGGAACTCCTGTACGTCGTCGGCCCGTTGGCGGTCGGCGGGGTGCTCAGCTTCGCTCCACCGGCTGCCGGGGTGCTGCTCAGCGCGGCTCTCATCGTGACCGGGACGATCGCGTTCGTCCTGTCACCGGCGCTGTCGGGTGTGCGTGTATCGGCAGGCGCGGGGCGGGGGTTGAGGCCGGCGCGGGTTCGCGGGCTGCTCGGTCCGGTGGTCGTGGCCGGGGGGACGGGGCTCGCGCTGAGTGCGGTCTATCTGCTGGTGATGGCGTTCGTGGAGGAGCGGGGGTACGGCGATGACGTGGTGCCGTGGGTGCTGGCGGCGTTGTCGGCTGGCAGTGTGGTGGGTGGGCTCGTGAACGGGGCGGTCAACTGGCGTACGGCTGCGCGGGTTCGGCTGTCCGGGGCCGCGTTGGGGCTCGGGGTGGTGTTGGCCGCGGCGGGGTTTGCCCCGGGGGTGTGGTCGCTCACCGTGGCGGTTGGGTGTGCGGGGCTTTTTGTGGCGCCGGCGTTGACCACCGCGTATCTGCTCGCCGATGAGGTGGCCGTGCCGGCGGCGCGGACTCAGGCCGGGGCGTGGGTCAACATGGCGGTGAACGCGGGGAGTTCGGGTGGGTCGGTGGTGACGGGGCTGCTGGTGGGGCGGGTGCCGTTGGGGGTTTGTTTTGTGGTTGCCGGGGTGGTGGCGGGGGTGCGGGGGTTGTGTCTTGGCTGCCGGTGCGTCGTGGCTGGTCGCGCAGTTCCCCGCGCCCCTAAAAGCAGGGCGTTGTCGTGCCCCGGCATTGCAGGTCCCGGGCGGTTGTCATGCAGCCGTCCGGGGCCTCTCCAGCGCAGGTGGCCAATATTCAGCCAGCCCGTCCGGTGCCTCTCCAACGCAGGGCGGCAATATTCAGCCTGTCCGGTGCCTCTCCAACCCAGGTCGGCAACACTCAATCCGTCCGGTGCCTCTCCAGTGCGGGCCGGCAATACTCAGCCCGTCCGGCGTTTGAGGACGAGGCCCCTTCAGGGCCGATGGGGGTCTGGGGGCGGAGCCCCCAGAACGGCCCCGCCGGGAGGGACGGTCAGGGGCGTCCCCGTTGACCCCGCAGGTGTTCCGCGATCGGCTTCAACGTGCTGCTGA
- a CDS encoding MarR family winged helix-turn-helix transcriptional regulator, which produces METETATRWLTDEEQCAWRTHLEVNRLLTYQLEKDLQPFGLTMNDYEILVNLSEAEDVRLRMSDLAAATLQSKSRLSHQITRMENADLVRRENCESDRRGLYAVLTEHGLETMKKVAPHHVASVRRHFIDLVTPEGLSDLSSTLKPIAEHLRGQRGRP; this is translated from the coding sequence ATGGAGACCGAGACGGCCACGCGCTGGCTGACCGATGAGGAGCAGTGCGCCTGGCGCACCCATCTGGAGGTCAACAGGCTGCTGACGTACCAACTCGAGAAGGACCTGCAGCCGTTCGGCCTGACGATGAACGACTACGAGATCCTGGTGAACCTCTCGGAGGCGGAGGACGTACGGCTGCGGATGAGCGACCTCGCGGCCGCCACGCTCCAGTCCAAGAGCCGCCTCTCGCACCAGATCACCCGCATGGAGAACGCGGATCTGGTCCGCCGGGAGAACTGCGAGTCGGACCGCCGGGGGCTGTACGCCGTCCTCACCGAGCACGGCCTGGAGACGATGAAGAAGGTCGCGCCCCACCACGTGGCGTCCGTACGCCGCCACTTCATCGACCTCGTCACCCCCGAGGGCCTGTCGGACCTCAGCAGCACGTTGAAGCCGATCGCGGAACACCTGCGGGGTCAACGGGGACGCCCCTGA
- a CDS encoding AIM24 family protein — MSQYAGSGPTVYDPMTLPVDDNVNKYTFCVELKGSQWFLQKGKMIAYYGSMEFNGIGHGRLDRLVRTSFHSPLHASDWVVADGSGKMLLADRAFDVNAYDLEDANMTIRSGNLLAFQPSLALKQSIVPGFLTLIGTGKIVAASSGPVVFVEPPIRVDPQALVGWADCPSPCHHYDHAYMTGLMGGLRAMTGIGGASGEEHQFEFVGAGTVLLQSSENLMPEQATGVVPHEPGVPGGGGVPTGPAQQAGAPRLPGQLGDLQRRFGL, encoded by the coding sequence GTGAGCCAGTACGCGGGGTCCGGCCCCACGGTCTACGACCCGATGACCCTCCCGGTCGACGACAACGTCAACAAGTACACCTTCTGCGTGGAGCTCAAGGGGAGCCAGTGGTTCCTGCAGAAGGGGAAGATGATCGCCTACTACGGCTCGATGGAGTTCAACGGCATCGGGCACGGGCGACTCGACCGACTTGTCCGTACGTCCTTCCATTCGCCTCTGCACGCGAGCGACTGGGTCGTGGCGGACGGCTCGGGCAAGATGCTGCTCGCCGACCGGGCCTTCGACGTCAACGCGTACGACCTCGAAGACGCCAACATGACCATTCGCTCGGGCAACCTGCTCGCTTTTCAGCCAAGTCTCGCTCTCAAGCAGTCGATTGTTCCCGGCTTTCTGACACTCATCGGAACGGGCAAGATCGTGGCCGCGTCGAGCGGCCCGGTGGTGTTCGTGGAACCCCCGATCCGGGTGGACCCGCAGGCCCTCGTCGGCTGGGCCGACTGCCCCTCCCCCTGCCATCACTACGACCACGCGTACATGACCGGCCTGATGGGCGGTCTACGTGCGATGACGGGCATCGGCGGGGCCTCCGGGGAGGAGCACCAGTTCGAGTTCGTCGGGGCGGGCACGGTGCTGCTCCAGTCCTCGGAGAACCTGATGCCCGAGCAGGCCACAGGGGTTGTGCCGCACGAGCCGGGGGTACCGGGCGGGGGCGGGGTCCCCACAGGCCCCGCACAGCAAGCAGGCGCACCGCGCCTTCCCGGACAGCTGGGGGACCTCCAGCGTCGCTTCGGGCTGTGA
- a CDS encoding AIM24 family protein — protein sequence MAFTEINSKMIQATVVPGQRLFSQRGAMLAYKGDVSFTPNIQGGQGGVMSMLGRRVANEATPLMTVEGSGTVMFGHGGHHIQIIELTGDTLYVEADRLLAFEGTLQQGTMFMGSQGGVMGMVRGQVTGQGLFTTTLQGQGAVAVMAHGGVFEVPITPGRPVHVDPQAYVAHHGDVRNKLSAALGWRDMVGRGSGEAFQLELSGSGAVYVQASEEKL from the coding sequence ATGGCGTTCACCGAGATCAACTCGAAGATGATCCAGGCCACGGTCGTGCCGGGCCAGCGGCTGTTCAGTCAGCGCGGCGCGATGCTCGCCTACAAGGGCGACGTCTCCTTCACCCCGAACATCCAGGGCGGCCAGGGCGGTGTGATGTCGATGCTCGGCCGCCGGGTGGCGAACGAGGCGACCCCCCTGATGACGGTCGAGGGCAGCGGCACCGTGATGTTCGGTCACGGCGGCCACCACATCCAGATCATCGAGCTCACCGGAGACACCCTCTACGTGGAGGCCGACCGCCTCCTCGCCTTCGAGGGCACCCTCCAGCAGGGCACGATGTTCATGGGCTCGCAGGGCGGGGTGATGGGCATGGTCCGCGGCCAGGTCACCGGCCAGGGCCTGTTCACCACCACCCTCCAGGGGCAGGGCGCGGTCGCCGTGATGGCCCACGGCGGCGTCTTCGAGGTCCCGATCACCCCGGGGCGCCCGGTCCATGTCGACCCGCAGGCCTACGTCGCCCACCACGGCGACGTACGCAACAAGCTGTCCGCGGCGCTCGGTTGGCGCGACATGGTGGGCCGGGGCTCCGGCGAGGCGTTCCAGCTGGAGCTGAGCGGCAGCGGCGCGGTGTACGTCCAGGCGTCGGAGGAGAAGCTGTGA
- a CDS encoding AIM24 family protein: MFRLQGSKVLAVDMTGDAVKAKNGSMVAYDGQMAFKKMTGGGEGIRGMVTRRLTGEQMTVMEVRGQGTCWFADRASEINLVNLQGDKLYVESSNLLVTDAGLRTGTTFTGLRGASQGNGLFTTTVEGHGQAAIMSDGPAVVLRVSRQYPLTVDPGAYIAHQGNLQQSFQSGVTFRTFFGEGGGEAFQIRFEGDGLVYVQPSERNTIAGDV, encoded by the coding sequence ATGTTTCGGCTCCAGGGCAGCAAGGTGCTCGCCGTCGACATGACCGGGGACGCCGTGAAGGCGAAGAACGGCTCGATGGTCGCGTACGACGGGCAGATGGCCTTCAAGAAGATGACCGGCGGCGGTGAGGGCATCCGGGGGATGGTGACCCGGCGGCTCACCGGTGAGCAGATGACGGTGATGGAGGTGAGGGGGCAGGGGACGTGCTGGTTCGCGGACCGGGCCTCCGAGATCAACCTCGTGAATCTCCAGGGGGACAAGCTGTACGTGGAGTCGAGCAATCTGCTCGTGACCGACGCCGGGCTGCGCACCGGAACGACCTTCACCGGGCTGCGCGGCGCCTCGCAGGGGAACGGGCTGTTCACGACGACCGTCGAGGGGCACGGCCAGGCGGCGATCATGTCGGACGGCCCGGCCGTGGTGCTGCGGGTCAGCCGGCAGTACCCGCTGACCGTCGACCCCGGCGCGTACATCGCGCACCAGGGAAATCTGCAGCAGTCCTTCCAGTCCGGTGTGACCTTCCGCACGTTCTTCGGGGAGGGCGGCGGCGAGGCCTTCCAGATCCGCTTCGAGGGCGACGGGCTCGTCTACGTCCAGCCCAGCGAGCGGAACACGATCGCGGGGGACGTGTGA
- a CDS encoding DUF6191 domain-containing protein, which yields MQFVFFMTLPGLVVLLTALAFLDQLLLRMGRAGVLPWRNSGRQGQISATGFEQLHASLSPGKQTELKERQSALVMRDDEEDGDPPWSTVDLRAGTAVIRLTTPRDTA from the coding sequence GTGCAGTTCGTTTTCTTCATGACGCTGCCCGGCCTGGTGGTCCTGCTGACCGCGCTCGCGTTCCTCGACCAGCTGCTCCTGAGGATGGGCCGCGCCGGAGTGCTCCCCTGGCGGAACTCCGGGCGCCAGGGGCAGATATCCGCGACCGGCTTCGAGCAGCTGCACGCGAGCCTGTCGCCGGGCAAGCAGACCGAGCTGAAGGAACGGCAGAGCGCGCTGGTCATGCGGGACGACGAGGAGGACGGGGACCCGCCCTGGTCGACCGTCGACCTGCGCGCGGGGACCGCGGTCATCCGGCTGACCACACCCCGAGACACGGCGTAG
- a CDS encoding DUF3817 domain-containing protein: protein MDIKTATALRRLRLVSAPEAVSFLLLLVCSVLKRTTDFNAVPVMGMVHGVLFILYVLFWADAWNRTKWGAKTAAFYFVLSVLPTGGFFAERKLKREAENAVIASRARQEGIVNA, encoded by the coding sequence GTGGACATCAAGACCGCCACCGCCCTCCGCCGCCTCCGCCTGGTGTCGGCCCCCGAGGCCGTGTCCTTCCTCCTGCTGCTCGTCTGCTCGGTGCTGAAGCGGACCACGGACTTCAACGCGGTGCCCGTCATGGGCATGGTCCACGGCGTCCTCTTCATCCTCTACGTCCTCTTCTGGGCCGACGCCTGGAACCGCACGAAGTGGGGCGCCAAGACCGCCGCCTTCTACTTCGTTCTCTCCGTGCTGCCCACCGGCGGCTTCTTCGCCGAGCGCAAGCTCAAGCGCGAGGCCGAGAACGCCGTCATCGCCTCCCGCGCCCGCCAGGAAGGGATCGTGAACGCATGA
- a CDS encoding MTH1187 family thiamine-binding protein: MIVAFSVTPLGVGEDVGEYVADAVRVVRESGLPNRTDAMFTSIEGEWDEVMDVVKRAVAAVEARAPRVSVVLKADIRPGVTDGLTSKVETVERHLAE, encoded by the coding sequence ATGATCGTCGCCTTCTCCGTGACGCCCCTCGGTGTCGGCGAGGACGTGGGGGAGTACGTCGCCGACGCCGTCCGCGTGGTCCGCGAGTCCGGCCTGCCCAACCGCACAGACGCGATGTTCACGTCCATCGAGGGCGAGTGGGACGAGGTGATGGACGTGGTCAAGCGCGCCGTCGCCGCCGTCGAGGCCCGCGCCCCGCGCGTCTCCGTGGTCCTCAAGGCGGACATCCGCCCCGGCGTGACGGACGGCCTCACGTCCAAGGTGGAGACGGTCGAGCGACACCTGGCGGAGTAG
- a CDS encoding phosphotransferase enzyme family protein: protein MHDTADLIAETYALGAGPWTSAPVTRGALGQIWKLSGNGSSWAVKELLFGCDEAQVRREAALRQAAEKLGIASPRLMRNREGAYVSHLPPPSDGSHIKLYDWIDGTPADVSDPDVLDWFGRTMALLHRAGEGESVMPSAWYERCPGDGEWAKLHAEVGRAGMPWADELGRFIAGSARELAHWVTPSDPGDLVTSHLDLQPQNVLVGRDGPALLDWDNAGSTSAERELARALFVWSGGNAGDVEAGVRVARAYRSAGGRAVVQGPQSFSMLFATALNYVRVQAECAIDPEVTSEQREFASGQVVASLGWVPDPGVVSRLHTALERVW from the coding sequence ATGCACGACACCGCCGATCTCATCGCCGAGACCTATGCGCTCGGCGCCGGACCATGGACGTCGGCGCCCGTCACGCGGGGGGCGCTGGGACAGATCTGGAAGCTGTCGGGCAACGGTTCCTCCTGGGCCGTCAAGGAACTCCTCTTCGGCTGCGACGAGGCCCAGGTCCGCCGGGAGGCCGCGTTACGGCAGGCCGCGGAGAAGCTGGGGATCGCGTCGCCGCGGCTGATGCGGAATCGGGAGGGGGCGTACGTCTCCCACCTCCCGCCACCTTCCGACGGCTCCCACATCAAGCTGTACGACTGGATCGACGGCACCCCCGCGGACGTGTCCGACCCGGACGTCCTGGACTGGTTCGGGCGGACCATGGCGCTGCTGCACAGGGCGGGCGAGGGCGAGAGTGTGATGCCGTCCGCCTGGTACGAGCGGTGCCCGGGGGACGGCGAGTGGGCGAAGCTGCACGCGGAGGTCGGGCGGGCGGGGATGCCGTGGGCGGACGAGCTGGGCCGGTTCATCGCCGGCTCCGCACGGGAGTTGGCGCACTGGGTGACTCCGTCCGACCCCGGCGACCTGGTGACGTCCCATCTCGATCTGCAACCCCAGAACGTCCTGGTCGGCCGGGACGGTCCGGCCCTCCTGGACTGGGACAATGCCGGATCCACGTCTGCGGAACGGGAGTTGGCCCGCGCCCTGTTCGTGTGGTCGGGCGGTAACGCGGGGGACGTGGAGGCGGGCGTGCGGGTGGCGCGGGCGTATCGGAGTGCCGGTGGGCGTGCTGTCGTACAGGGTCCGCAGTCGTTCTCGATGCTCTTCGCGACCGCGCTGAACTATGTGCGGGTACAGGCAGAGTGCGCGATCGACCCGGAAGTGACCTCAGAACAACGGGAGTTCGCGAGCGGTCAGGTCGTCGCCTCGTTGGGGTGGGTGCCGGATCCGGGGGTTGTCTCCCGGTTACACACGGCGCTGGAGCGGGTGTGGTGA
- a CDS encoding cellulose synthase catalytic subunit encodes MRPEGYDYDTYSRLAGPLTEPSGGSYQVQYTSLLSREPHRIRAVLLMSLAPVLTAALLVYLVWPSHWVEREGGQEWMVGLDVTMLIAIGLIELFMVVNVASVAHATLVARDPIPVTPAPGTRVAFLTTYVPGKEPLSMVRATLEGAVRVTHTGPVDVWLLDEGDDEQAKALCAELGVRHFTRHGVPEWNRPKGVHKARTKHGNYNAWIAMHGGDYEFFASVDTDHVPLPNFLERMMGYFRDPDVAFVVGPQVYGNYHNPVTKAAESQQFLFHALIQRAGNRYRAPMFVGTNNVVRMAALKQIGGLYDSITEDMATGFELHRHRNPLTRTHWRSVYTPDVLAVGEGPASWTDFFTQQMRWSRGTYETLIKQYWKAPFTMPPGRLFSYTMMLVYYPMTAVNWLLGIMSCFLFLWFGASGTQVAASVWLMLYSDAAALQIGLYLWNRRHNVSPHEPEGSGGLAGMAMSALSAPIYLKSFGEALIRRPSRFVVTPKGGDASPDRVMTFRIHLFWAILLATSLAASVVLDHTHAAMRTWAVLGMVISLAPLGVWAGSLLKERRERRSLLGGARTLDTAEPALATTGAGPSVSSTTTGGN; translated from the coding sequence GTGCGGCCGGAGGGCTACGACTACGACACCTACAGCCGACTGGCCGGGCCGCTCACCGAGCCGTCCGGTGGGTCGTACCAGGTGCAGTACACCTCGCTCCTCTCGCGCGAGCCCCACCGAATACGCGCTGTCCTCCTGATGAGCCTCGCCCCGGTGCTCACCGCCGCCCTGCTCGTCTATCTCGTCTGGCCCTCCCACTGGGTCGAGCGCGAGGGCGGTCAGGAGTGGATGGTCGGGCTCGACGTCACGATGCTGATAGCCATCGGCCTCATCGAGCTGTTCATGGTCGTCAACGTCGCCTCCGTCGCCCACGCCACGCTGGTCGCCCGCGACCCGATCCCCGTAACTCCCGCCCCCGGCACCCGCGTCGCCTTCCTCACGACGTACGTCCCGGGCAAGGAACCCCTCTCCATGGTCCGCGCCACTCTCGAAGGCGCGGTCAGGGTCACGCACACCGGGCCGGTCGACGTGTGGCTCCTCGACGAGGGTGACGACGAGCAAGCCAAGGCCCTGTGCGCCGAGTTGGGCGTACGGCACTTCACGCGGCACGGAGTTCCCGAGTGGAACCGCCCCAAGGGTGTCCACAAGGCCCGTACGAAGCACGGGAATTACAACGCCTGGATCGCCATGCACGGCGGCGACTACGAGTTCTTCGCCTCCGTCGACACCGACCACGTGCCGCTCCCCAACTTCCTTGAGCGGATGATGGGTTACTTCCGTGACCCCGATGTCGCCTTCGTCGTAGGACCGCAGGTGTACGGGAACTACCACAACCCCGTCACCAAGGCCGCCGAGTCCCAGCAGTTCCTCTTCCACGCGCTCATCCAGCGCGCCGGAAACCGCTACCGCGCCCCCATGTTCGTCGGCACCAACAACGTCGTACGGATGGCCGCCCTCAAGCAGATCGGCGGGCTCTACGACTCCATCACCGAGGACATGGCCACCGGCTTCGAGCTGCATCGGCACCGCAACCCGTTGACCCGTACGCACTGGCGGTCCGTCTACACCCCGGACGTGCTCGCGGTGGGGGAGGGGCCGGCCTCCTGGACCGACTTCTTCACCCAGCAGATGCGGTGGTCGCGCGGGACGTACGAGACGCTCATCAAGCAGTACTGGAAGGCGCCGTTCACGATGCCTCCGGGGCGGCTGTTCTCGTACACGATGATGCTCGTCTACTACCCGATGACGGCCGTCAACTGGCTGCTGGGCATCATGAGTTGCTTCCTGTTCCTGTGGTTCGGGGCGTCCGGTACGCAGGTCGCGGCCTCTGTGTGGCTGATGCTCTACAGCGATGCGGCCGCGCTCCAGATCGGGCTCTATCTCTGGAACCGGCGGCACAACGTCTCCCCGCACGAGCCGGAAGGGTCGGGCGGTCTGGCGGGCATGGCGATGTCCGCGCTCTCCGCGCCCATCTATCTCAAGTCCTTCGGAGAGGCGTTGATCCGCCGTCCCAGCCGGTTCGTCGTCACCCCCAAGGGCGGCGACGCCAGCCCGGACCGGGTGATGACCTTCCGGATCCATCTCTTCTGGGCGATCCTCCTGGCGACCTCGCTGGCCGCCTCGGTCGTGCTCGACCACACCCATGCCGCCATGCGCACCTGGGCCGTCCTCGGGATGGTCATCTCCCTTGCGCCGCTGGGGGTTTGGGCCGGGTCGCTGCTCAAGGAGCGCCGGGAGCGGCGGTCGCTGCTCGGCGGCGCCCGCACTCTCGACACCGCCGAGCCCGCGCTCGCCACCACCGGGGCGGGTCCGTCCGTCTCCAGCACCACGACAGGGGGCAACTAG